In the genome of Mycteria americana isolate JAX WOST 10 ecotype Jacksonville Zoo and Gardens chromosome 7, USCA_MyAme_1.0, whole genome shotgun sequence, one region contains:
- the NMNAT2 gene encoding nicotinamide/nicotinic acid mononucleotide adenylyltransferase 2: MTETTKTHVILLACGSFNPITKGHIQMFERARDYLHKTGRFIVIGGIVSPVHDSYGKTGLVSSRHRLTMCQLAVQSSDWIRVDPWECYQDTWQTTCSVLEHHRDLMKRVTGCILSNVNTPSITPVIGQPQNESSQTIYQNNNNVSNKPTAAKILGKVGESLSRICCVRPPMERFTFVDENANLGTVMRYEEIELRILLLCGSDLLESFCIPGLWNEADMEVIVGEFGIVVVPRDGADPDRIMNHSSILRKYKNNILVVKDDLNHPMSVVSSTKSRLALQHGDGHVVDYLCQPVIDYILKSQLYINASG, from the exons AGCGAGCCCGGGATTATCTGCACAAGACTGGACGCTTCATCGTCATCGGTGGCATTGTCTCGCCCGTGCACGACTCCTATGGGAAGACG GGTCTGGTCTCAAGCCGGCACCGCCTGACCATGTGCCAACTGGCTGTCCAGTCCTCCGACTGGATCAG GGTGGACCCCTGGGAGTGCTACCAGGACACCTGGCAGACGACCTGCAGCGTGCTGGAGCACCACCGTGACCTGATGAAG AGAGTGACTGGCTGCATTCTCTCCAACGTCAACACCCCCTCCATCACCCCCGTGATCGGCCAGCCCCAGAATGAGTCCTCGCAGACCATCTACCAGAACAACAACAACGTGTCCAACAAGCCCACCGCGG CAAAGATCCTGGGGAAGGTGGGAGAAAGCCTGAGCCGGATTTGCTGCGTTCGCCCACCCATGGAGCGCTTCACCTTTGTGG ATGAGAATGCCAACTTGGGGACGGTGATGAGATACGAGGAGATCG AGCTTCGCATCTTACTGCTCTGTGGCAGTGACCTGCTGGAGTCCTTCTGCATTCCCGGTCTCTGGAACGAGGCAGAC ATGGAGGTGATCGTCGGGGAGTTCGGGATCGTGGTGGTGCCCCGGGATGGAGCAGACCCCGACCGGATTATGAACCACTCCTCCATACTCCGCAAGTACAAA AACAACATCCTGGTGGTGAAGGATGACTTGAACCACCCCATGTCTGTCGTCAGCTCCACCAAAAGCAG actGGCCCTGCAGCATGGAGATGGACACGTTGTGGATTACCTCTGCCAGCCTGTCATTGACTACATCCTCAAGAGCCAGCTCTACATCAATGCCTCCGGCTAA